Proteins found in one Prochlorococcus marinus XMU1405 genomic segment:
- a CDS encoding pyruvate dehydrogenase complex E1 component subunit beta — protein sequence MAGTLLFNALKEAIDEEMANDVNVCVMGEDVGQYGGSYKVTKDLYEKYGELRVLDTPIAENSFTGMAVGAAMTGLRPIVEGMNMGFLLLAFNQISNNMGMLRYTSGGNYKIPAVVRGPGGVGRQLGAEHSQRLEAYFHAVPGIKIVACSTPTNAKGLMKAAIRDDNPVLFFEHVLLYNLSEELPEGDYTCALDQADVVKEGKDITLLTYSRMRHHCLKAVEELEKKGIDVELIDLISLKPFDMETISKSIRKTNKVVIVEECMKTGGIGAELIALITEECFDYLDARPIRLSSQDIPTPYNGNLENLTIIQPHQIVEKVEDLISGSI from the coding sequence GTGGCTGGAACATTATTATTTAATGCTTTAAAAGAGGCAATTGATGAAGAAATGGCAAATGATGTAAATGTTTGCGTTATGGGGGAAGATGTTGGTCAATATGGAGGATCTTATAAGGTAACTAAGGACTTATATGAAAAATATGGAGAGTTAAGAGTCTTAGACACTCCAATTGCAGAGAATAGTTTTACCGGTATGGCTGTGGGTGCAGCAATGACTGGGTTAAGACCAATAGTAGAAGGAATGAATATGGGTTTTTTGCTTTTAGCTTTTAATCAGATATCAAATAATATGGGTATGCTTAGATATACAAGTGGCGGAAATTATAAAATACCAGCAGTAGTACGAGGACCTGGAGGAGTTGGTCGTCAACTTGGTGCTGAGCACAGTCAAAGACTTGAAGCATATTTTCATGCAGTTCCTGGCATAAAGATTGTTGCATGTAGTACACCCACAAATGCTAAAGGTTTAATGAAAGCAGCTATAAGAGATGATAATCCGGTTCTATTTTTCGAACATGTTCTTCTATACAATTTGTCTGAAGAATTACCTGAGGGTGATTATACTTGCGCTTTAGATCAGGCTGACGTTGTAAAAGAAGGTAAAGATATTACTTTATTGACTTATTCAAGAATGAGACATCACTGCCTTAAAGCTGTTGAAGAATTAGAAAAAAAAGGAATAGATGTTGAGTTAATAGATTTAATAAGTTTAAAACCATTTGATATGGAAACCATCTCAAAATCAATAAGAAAAACAAATAAAGTAGTTATTGTTGAAGAATGTATGAAGACTGGAGGTATTGGTGCAGAATTAATTGCCTTGATAACAGAAGAGTGTTTTGACTATCTTGATGCCCGACCCATTAGATTATCTAGTCAGGATATTCCAACTCCTTATAATGGAAATCTTGAGAATTTGACAATAATCCAACCACATCAAATAGTTGAAAAAGTTGAAGATTTAATTAGTGGGAGTATATAG
- the ruvA gene encoding Holliday junction branch migration protein RuvA, producing MISWINGELIELWQTNQKFFVLINCQGLGYEIQILESFFLILKTNQISNKNITLWIKHIKKEDSDLLFGFTSKDQKNFFIEILSIRGVGSQIGIGILNKFSISEVINAIKTQNKKLICSVPGIGQKMSDRLILELKNKFKSEIQFEEEKGKDEFEIKDPEINKMIEDLQLTLQSLNYKNKEIKTILPIIIKEINLLAKKENNLSFENLLKLAMNYLDKDSSNFVR from the coding sequence TTGATTAGTTGGATAAATGGAGAATTAATTGAATTATGGCAAACTAATCAAAAATTTTTTGTCCTAATAAACTGCCAAGGATTAGGTTACGAAATACAAATACTAGAATCATTTTTTCTCATATTAAAAACAAATCAGATATCTAATAAAAATATTACTCTCTGGATAAAACATATTAAGAAAGAGGATTCAGATTTATTATTTGGGTTTACATCAAAAGATCAAAAGAATTTCTTTATTGAAATTTTAAGTATTCGAGGTGTTGGATCTCAAATTGGTATAGGAATATTAAATAAATTTTCTATTAGTGAAGTTATCAATGCAATAAAAACACAAAACAAAAAGTTAATATGTTCCGTACCTGGTATAGGACAAAAAATGAGTGATCGGTTAATTTTAGAATTAAAAAATAAATTTAAAAGTGAAATACAATTTGAAGAAGAAAAAGGCAAAGATGAATTTGAGATTAAGGATCCAGAAATTAATAAAATGATAGAGGACCTTCAGTTAACCCTTCAATCATTAAATTATAAAAATAAAGAAATAAAGACTATTTTGCCAATTATTATTAAAGAAATAAATTTACTTGCTAAAAAAGAAAATAATTTATCATTTGAAAATTTATTGAAATTAGCTATGAATTATCTAGATAAGGATAGTAGTAATTTTGTTAGATGA
- a CDS encoding Y-family DNA polymerase: MTISNIDAIALIDANNFYASCEQNINPHLRNKPVVILSNNDGCIIARSPEARALKIKMGTPYFKVKERLNKLDVAVLSSNYSLYGDMSRRLMNLLKNYCEQIEIYSIDEAFVSISRPNDENLYPWARSIRSLIYQNLGITITVGIGENKVRAKIANKLAKNIDYSAGIFDLTRTENENNYLKRISIDKIWGVGKQTSNWLKSKGIKNARELRDMEENEIIKKLGIVGKRLQLELKGHRCLPIEKNKKSKKEIQVSRSFGTPITKLEDLTQALATHAIKASEKMRSQNLQSSNIRVFARTSKYSSQNYQRSAHRKLTNATDDTNNILKIVVELSKEIYNPEYKFSKAGVLMQDLTNSEYLQQSVINYKSQKVLKKSTSLMKTIDLLNKRFNNNAITWAITKNPQSWKMNKNFLSRSSTTDIEQIPTIVN; the protein is encoded by the coding sequence ATGACAATTTCAAATATTGATGCAATAGCTCTTATAGATGCTAATAATTTTTACGCGTCATGTGAACAAAATATTAATCCTCATTTGAGAAATAAACCAGTAGTAATTTTATCTAATAATGACGGATGTATCATTGCAAGAAGCCCTGAAGCGCGAGCTTTAAAAATTAAAATGGGAACTCCGTATTTTAAGGTCAAAGAAAGACTAAATAAATTAGATGTAGCAGTCTTAAGTTCAAACTACTCGCTTTATGGGGATATGAGCAGAAGACTAATGAATTTACTGAAAAACTACTGTGAACAAATAGAAATTTATTCCATTGACGAAGCATTCGTCTCGATTTCTAGACCTAATGATGAAAATCTATATCCTTGGGCAAGAAGCATAAGATCATTAATATATCAGAATCTAGGGATTACCATAACAGTAGGAATAGGAGAAAATAAAGTAAGAGCAAAAATTGCTAATAAACTAGCTAAAAATATTGATTATTCAGCTGGAATATTTGATTTAACTAGAACCGAAAATGAGAATAATTATTTGAAAAGAATTAGTATAGATAAGATATGGGGAGTCGGGAAACAAACCTCTAATTGGTTAAAAAGTAAAGGTATTAAAAATGCGAGAGAACTAAGAGATATGGAAGAAAATGAAATCATTAAGAAATTAGGCATCGTAGGGAAAAGACTGCAATTAGAACTGAAAGGCCATAGATGCCTGCCCATAGAAAAAAACAAGAAATCAAAAAAAGAAATTCAGGTGAGCAGGAGTTTCGGCACGCCTATCACAAAATTAGAAGACTTAACTCAAGCACTGGCAACTCACGCAATAAAAGCCTCTGAAAAAATGAGAAGTCAGAATTTACAATCATCTAATATTAGAGTATTTGCTAGAACCAGTAAATATTCAAGTCAAAATTATCAAAGAAGTGCTCATAGAAAACTTACAAATGCAACAGATGACACAAACAATATTTTAAAAATAGTAGTTGAATTATCTAAAGAAATTTATAATCCCGAATATAAATTCTCAAAAGCTGGTGTTTTAATGCAGGATTTAACAAATAGCGAATATTTACAGCAATCAGTTATCAATTACAAATCTCAGAAAGTCTTAAAAAAATCAACAAGTCTTATGAAAACGATTGATTTATTAAATAAAAGATTTAATAACAATGCAATTACATGGGCCATTACAAAAAATCCACAAAGTTGGAAGATGAATAAGAATTTCTTAAGTCGCTCATCTACAACTGATATAGAACAAATCCCAACTATAGTGAATTAA
- a CDS encoding PAM68 family protein produces the protein MKKKQSKKKTSNKKKKVYSEQTAFANLEKTSNTLTTQKRSSSGIPKYVADRMARRIFFTAGIPTILGMSVFVVSYIIVTRNIAEIPPSSTIAISALFFLLGLAGLSFGILSASWDKEPGSFFGIENIPMNIQRAKAAFKPATQNFEDKS, from the coding sequence ATGAAAAAAAAGCAATCTAAAAAAAAGACAAGTAATAAAAAGAAAAAAGTTTATTCTGAGCAAACAGCGTTTGCTAATTTAGAAAAAACCTCTAATACTTTAACAACGCAAAAACGATCATCAAGTGGGATACCCAAATATGTTGCGGATAGAATGGCAAGGAGAATTTTTTTTACAGCAGGAATACCGACAATACTTGGAATGTCGGTTTTTGTTGTTAGCTACATTATAGTTACAAGGAATATTGCTGAAATACCTCCTTCGTCAACAATTGCAATTTCAGCACTTTTTTTCTTGCTAGGTCTAGCAGGATTGAGTTTTGGAATATTATCGGCTAGTTGGGATAAAGAGCCTGGATCATTTTTTGGTATTGAAAATATTCCAATGAACATACAACGAGCTAAAGCAGCCTTCAAACCTGCAACTCAAAATTTTGAGGATAAAAGTTAA
- a CDS encoding LexA family protein — protein MDSFDSTTKTFKIPLLTDSVSAGFPSPADDYTEENIDLNEHLISNPFSTFFLRVKGDSMINAGIKDKDLIIVDKSLTARPGNIIIAMIDGEFTIKRLSIKNNELYLKAENHNYPDFRFKNHIDVQIWGVVIYSIHSYL, from the coding sequence TTGGATTCTTTTGATTCAACTACTAAAACATTTAAAATCCCCTTATTAACTGATTCGGTATCAGCAGGGTTTCCTTCTCCCGCAGATGACTATACAGAAGAAAATATTGATTTAAACGAACATTTAATATCTAATCCGTTTAGCACTTTTTTTCTTAGAGTTAAAGGTGACTCAATGATAAATGCAGGAATTAAAGATAAAGATTTAATAATAGTAGACAAGAGCTTAACAGCCAGGCCAGGGAATATCATCATTGCAATGATAGACGGAGAATTTACAATAAAAAGATTATCTATAAAAAATAATGAATTATATTTAAAAGCAGAAAATCATAATTATCCTGATTTTAGATTTAAAAACCATATTGATGTACAGATATGGGGAGTTGTTATTTATTCAATACATAGCTATTTATGA
- a CDS encoding 23S rRNA (pseudouridine(1915)-N(3))-methyltransferase RlmH produces the protein MLQSNRLAIYAIGKIKKIWIRDGINQYKKRMPELIINELKTFNLNNLKSNNNIIICLSEEGKQFNSVELCSLLLNFKNKKINFLIGDTDGVSSDIKEKSDLLLSLSPLTFPHELARLILIEQIYRAISISNNSPYHRS, from the coding sequence ATGCTTCAGAGTAATAGATTAGCAATTTATGCTATCGGCAAAATAAAGAAAATTTGGATTAGAGATGGAATTAATCAATACAAAAAAAGAATGCCTGAACTTATTATTAATGAGTTAAAGACTTTTAATTTAAATAATCTTAAATCCAATAACAATATTATTATCTGCCTAAGTGAAGAAGGAAAACAGTTTAATTCAGTTGAACTATGTTCCTTACTTTTGAATTTTAAAAATAAAAAAATTAATTTCTTAATCGGTGATACTGATGGAGTTAGTTCAGATATAAAAGAAAAATCAGATCTTCTACTAAGCCTGTCTCCTTTAACTTTTCCTCATGAATTAGCTAGATTAATTCTAATTGAGCAAATCTATAGAGCTATTTCTATATCAAACAACTCCCCTTACCATCGATCTTAA
- a CDS encoding DUF3082 domain-containing protein, whose product MADNSNENIEKNIPEKGPLNFIVGSLTSFLLFIFFYFLSNKIAIYFTVHKPSNSSEIVQNISTSINTLIIGLSFLLTFSFAFIGIGLFIVFIRSFFLKKN is encoded by the coding sequence GTGGCTGATAATAGTAATGAGAATATTGAAAAAAACATTCCCGAAAAAGGTCCATTAAATTTTATTGTAGGATCATTAACAAGTTTTCTGTTATTTATATTTTTTTATTTTTTAAGTAATAAAATTGCAATCTATTTTACAGTACATAAACCATCAAATTCTTCTGAAATAGTTCAAAATATTTCTACTAGTATTAATACCTTAATAATTGGATTATCTTTTTTGCTAACTTTCTCTTTCGCTTTTATAGGTATAGGACTTTTTATTGTATTTATTCGCAGTTTTTTTCTGAAGAAAAATTGA
- a CDS encoding serine hydroxymethyltransferase produces the protein MEFILFLSKLDKEILNLLMKANYIVEENKIECLLNKEIKGLHNFKENKIIICTENAKRKTNYRNKNQQPNKDNFKTERAIRKALRHEATHAIQKCNDNKTIGDIKKLESKLHQSKRKALEFSSSNFSGTYAKEVEAYVLEDKPKKVKNLIKKYCL, from the coding sequence ATGGAATTTATATTATTTTTGAGCAAATTAGATAAAGAGATTCTTAACTTATTAATGAAAGCAAACTACATAGTTGAAGAAAATAAAATTGAATGTCTATTAAACAAAGAAATAAAAGGACTACATAATTTTAAAGAAAATAAAATAATAATATGTACTGAAAATGCAAAAAGGAAAACAAATTATAGAAATAAGAATCAACAACCAAATAAAGATAACTTCAAAACAGAAAGGGCGATAAGAAAAGCATTAAGACACGAAGCAACTCATGCAATACAAAAATGTAATGACAATAAAACAATAGGGGATATAAAAAAATTAGAAAGCAAATTGCATCAAAGTAAAAGAAAAGCATTAGAGTTCTCTAGTTCAAATTTTTCTGGTACTTATGCGAAAGAAGTAGAAGCTTATGTTCTTGAAGATAAACCCAAAAAAGTTAAAAACTTGATTAAAAAATACTGCCTATAA
- a CDS encoding DMT family transporter: MINIAELEKKFSSLNKFNLVLASFFFSLMTLCVKNIDKRIPIYELVLFRSLLSLIITLFIINLKNINPWGKNKPLLILRGVLGTFALVCIFYAIRKMPLSISTVIQYTYPIFISIFAGIFINEKITRNIILALIIGWLGIFVILNPSQLSNINVEIENISISIAFLGAIFTALAYVTVKKLSLTEDVYVIIEYFPLVSFITLLPIVLLNWVTPNWNELFWIIGIGFFTQLGQTFLTIGLKKLPASEASTINYLQVLFGSIWGIMFFSEIININFLLGASLVLLGTIISTSKILKRT, from the coding sequence ATGATAAATATCGCAGAATTAGAAAAAAAATTTAGTTCATTGAATAAGTTTAATTTGGTATTAGCCTCATTCTTCTTTAGTTTAATGACTTTATGCGTAAAAAATATTGATAAAAGGATACCTATTTATGAATTAGTTTTATTCAGATCATTATTAAGCTTAATTATTACATTATTCATAATTAATCTAAAAAATATAAATCCTTGGGGCAAAAATAAACCTTTACTTATCTTAAGAGGTGTTTTAGGAACTTTTGCTTTGGTTTGTATTTTTTATGCGATAAGAAAGATGCCACTGAGCATATCAACTGTCATTCAGTACACATATCCTATTTTTATATCTATTTTTGCAGGCATATTTATAAACGAAAAAATAACTCGTAATATAATTCTAGCTTTAATTATTGGTTGGCTAGGAATATTTGTAATATTAAATCCAAGTCAATTATCAAATATAAACGTTGAAATTGAGAATATTTCGATTTCGATAGCATTTCTTGGAGCAATCTTCACAGCATTAGCTTACGTTACAGTTAAGAAACTTTCATTAACTGAAGATGTTTATGTAATTATTGAATATTTCCCACTTGTTTCTTTTATAACCTTATTACCAATAGTATTACTCAACTGGGTTACACCAAATTGGAATGAATTATTTTGGATAATTGGAATTGGCTTTTTTACTCAATTAGGTCAGACGTTCCTAACTATAGGTTTAAAAAAATTACCTGCTTCAGAAGCTTCAACAATTAACTATTTGCAAGTTTTATTCGGGTCGATTTGGGGGATTATGTTTTTTAGTGAAATAATAAATATAAATTTTTTATTAGGTGCCTCTCTAGTTTTATTAGGAACTATTATATCTACTTCCAAAATACTCAAAAGGACATAG
- the rsmA gene encoding 16S rRNA (adenine(1518)-N(6)/adenine(1519)-N(6))-dimethyltransferase RsmA → MNSKNYHQKKRFGQHWLVNKKILEKIKEIAVLNENDFILEIGPGKGALTSKLLDSEIKKLHAIELDKDLINLLNDKFNNNDKFSLQQGDILSINLDSINKKITKVIANIPYNITGPILDIFIGRLGIIRNYNYEKIIFLMQKDVVDRILSKEGSPNAGALSIRMQLLSKIKRICDVPPSSFSPPPKVFSSLVVFEPIKNDLRLDISLEKYIDKLLRISFNSRRKMLRNTLNSILSNEEINELSESSKVCFNLRPQDISIDQWIKLAENCIKIKK, encoded by the coding sequence ATGAATTCTAAAAACTATCATCAAAAAAAAAGATTTGGACAACACTGGTTGGTAAATAAAAAAATATTAGAAAAAATTAAAGAAATTGCTGTTCTTAATGAAAATGACTTTATTTTAGAAATTGGTCCTGGCAAAGGAGCTTTAACATCTAAGTTGTTAGATTCAGAAATTAAAAAATTACATGCAATTGAATTAGATAAAGATTTAATAAATTTATTAAATGATAAATTCAATAATAATGATAAGTTTTCACTGCAACAGGGAGATATTCTTTCTATAAATTTAGATTCGATTAATAAGAAGATTACAAAAGTGATTGCAAATATTCCTTACAATATAACAGGACCAATATTGGATATTTTCATAGGTCGATTGGGCATTATAAGAAACTATAATTACGAAAAAATAATATTTTTAATGCAGAAAGACGTTGTAGATAGGATTTTGTCAAAAGAAGGTAGTCCCAATGCTGGTGCGCTTAGTATAAGAATGCAACTTTTATCAAAAATAAAAAGAATATGTGATGTGCCTCCTTCATCATTTAGTCCGCCTCCAAAAGTTTTTTCTTCTTTAGTAGTTTTCGAACCAATTAAAAATGATTTAAGATTAGATATTAGTCTAGAAAAATATATAGATAAGCTTCTTCGAATTTCATTTAATTCAAGAAGAAAAATGCTTAGAAATACTCTTAATTCAATACTTTCAAATGAAGAGATAAATGAATTATCTGAATCTTCAAAAGTTTGTTTTAATTTAAGACCTCAAGATATTTCAATTGACCAATGGATTAAGCTTGCAGAAAATTGTATTAAAATTAAAAAATAA
- the dnaG gene encoding DNA primase — translation MVHSIHPRTIQEVKEKADIVDVISEHIVLKKKGKEFVGICPFHDDTKPSMTVSPNKQFYYCFSCGAGGNSIKFLMEFTRANFSDVVLSLAKKNNINVENLEGPQVEAYKKQLSRKEELYKILRVTKNWFKSQLNNSLGFEAMKYLTSKRNLSNKIIDNFELGFAPNSWNDLFNYLSKVEKFPINLILASGLAISKDNSDKIYDRFRNRLIVPIHDMQGRVVAFGGRSLDGQEPKYLNSPESEIFEKGKMLFAFEKASSDIRKRDKAIIVEGYFDVISLHSKGITNSVASLGTALNKYQISQLCRCTDNKNIILNFDSDNAGILATKRVIKEVETLSLHDQINLKILQLSHYKDPDEYLNSHTPEDYFNLIDNSSFWIDWEIDQIFKDQDLTKSEIFQSVISSLVKLLSKLPQSSTRTHYLQKVSEQLSKGQARLAIQFEQDLRNQVKGFRWHGRSKKFEQPNEISRREKNESEIIFYYLHCPDLRLFIRDEFLKREINGFNTSYIQSLWEAISKIEQNNLGLNYLNDLKQSNSQNLQNDFSSINLISLLPDYLSLHNPESSNKINIFINPNELFLTLLSNPKDNLLGTLSLLEKYNSLKRCRHLIESWGSQRLKTLENCISILIDNPSSGLSGNNKEIDDLFKDLNSDAIKFQELYYLERQHINFLDKQRCGNFLAS, via the coding sequence ATGGTTCATTCTATACACCCAAGAACTATTCAAGAGGTGAAGGAAAAGGCAGATATTGTTGACGTTATATCTGAACATATTGTCCTTAAGAAAAAAGGTAAGGAATTTGTTGGGATTTGTCCTTTTCATGATGATACTAAGCCATCTATGACAGTATCACCAAATAAACAATTCTATTACTGTTTTTCTTGTGGTGCAGGAGGAAATTCTATTAAATTTTTAATGGAATTTACTCGTGCAAATTTTTCAGATGTTGTACTTTCTCTCGCTAAAAAAAATAATATAAATGTTGAAAATCTTGAGGGTCCCCAAGTAGAAGCCTATAAAAAACAACTATCTAGAAAGGAAGAACTTTATAAAATATTAAGAGTCACTAAAAATTGGTTTAAGTCTCAATTAAATAATTCTCTTGGTTTTGAAGCCATGAAATATTTAACATCTAAGAGAAACTTGAGTAACAAGATTATTGATAACTTTGAATTAGGTTTTGCCCCAAATTCATGGAATGATTTATTTAATTATCTTTCCAAGGTAGAAAAATTCCCCATTAATTTAATATTAGCCTCAGGTCTTGCAATTTCTAAAGATAATTCTGACAAGATTTACGATCGTTTTAGAAATAGATTAATTGTTCCAATACATGATATGCAGGGAAGAGTAGTTGCCTTTGGAGGAAGATCTCTTGATGGTCAGGAACCCAAATATCTTAATTCTCCTGAATCAGAGATATTTGAAAAGGGAAAAATGTTGTTTGCCTTCGAAAAAGCTTCTAGTGATATTAGAAAAAGAGATAAAGCTATTATTGTTGAAGGCTACTTTGATGTTATTTCTCTTCATTCAAAGGGTATAACTAATTCTGTGGCTTCTCTCGGTACCGCATTAAATAAGTATCAAATTTCTCAACTATGTAGATGTACAGATAATAAAAATATAATTTTAAATTTTGATTCTGATAATGCAGGAATTTTAGCTACAAAAAGAGTAATTAAAGAAGTTGAGACTCTATCCCTTCATGATCAAATTAATCTTAAGATACTTCAACTAAGTCATTATAAAGATCCTGACGAATATTTGAATAGCCATACACCTGAAGATTATTTTAATTTAATTGATAATTCATCCTTTTGGATTGATTGGGAGATTGATCAGATCTTTAAAGATCAAGATTTAACTAAGTCTGAAATTTTCCAAAGTGTTATTTCTTCATTGGTAAAATTGTTGAGTAAATTGCCTCAATCATCAACCAGAACTCATTATTTACAAAAAGTTTCCGAACAATTAAGTAAGGGACAAGCTAGGTTAGCAATACAGTTTGAACAAGATTTAAGAAATCAAGTAAAGGGATTTCGTTGGCATGGTAGATCAAAAAAATTTGAACAACCAAATGAAATTTCCCGACGGGAGAAAAATGAATCGGAAATAATTTTTTATTATTTACATTGTCCAGACCTTAGGCTATTTATTCGTGATGAATTTCTCAAAAGAGAAATTAATGGTTTTAATACTAGTTATATTCAAAGTTTATGGGAAGCTATTTCAAAAATTGAGCAAAATAATTTAGGTTTAAATTACTTAAATGATTTAAAACAATCAAATAGTCAAAATCTTCAAAATGATTTTTCTTCTATTAACTTAATTTCACTTCTTCCTGACTACTTATCTCTCCATAATCCTGAATCATCAAATAAAATTAATATTTTTATTAATCCAAATGAGTTGTTTTTAACCTTGCTGAGTAATCCTAAGGACAATTTACTAGGAACATTATCACTTCTTGAGAAATATAATTCTCTAAAAAGATGTAGACACTTAATAGAATCTTGGGGATCTCAAAGATTAAAAACTTTAGAAAATTGTATATCTATTTTAATTGATAATCCCTCTTCAGGTTTATCAGGCAATAATAAAGAGATAGATGATCTTTTTAAAGATTTAAATTCAGATGCCATTAAATTTCAGGAATTATATTACCTAGAAAGACAACATATAAATTTTTTAGACAAACAACGTTGTGGCAATTTCCTCGCTAGTTAA
- a CDS encoding glycine zipper 2TM domain-containing protein: MKFFYLALLFCFSPIVQVKATTPKSVTCTRTEYREEYIPGTKSNPGYVKSYEVDVVIPCGGESKAEKIEENDCREGSVIGGILGAGIALSSTRGKDRFWAVPAGGTAGALIGCQVDGG; this comes from the coding sequence GTGAAATTTTTCTATTTAGCTTTATTATTTTGTTTTTCTCCTATAGTTCAAGTCAAAGCAACAACCCCAAAGTCAGTAACTTGTACAAGAACTGAATATAGAGAGGAGTACATTCCTGGGACTAAATCAAACCCAGGCTATGTAAAAAGTTATGAAGTAGACGTTGTAATACCTTGTGGAGGTGAAAGCAAAGCTGAAAAAATAGAAGAAAATGACTGTCGTGAAGGTTCTGTTATTGGTGGTATTCTTGGTGCTGGAATAGCACTATCATCCACTAGAGGGAAAGATAGATTTTGGGCCGTTCCGGCTGGCGGTACTGCTGGAGCACTAATTGGATGTCAAGTGGATGGTGGTTAA
- the rpsO gene encoding 30S ribosomal protein S15, whose product MSLDTAEKQKLIETHQVHPTDTGSVEVQVAMLSKRISKLSDHLQGNIHDFASRQGLLKMIGKRKRLLSYIKDKNVQKYQELVKKIGIRG is encoded by the coding sequence ATGTCATTAGATACAGCTGAAAAACAAAAGCTGATTGAAACTCATCAAGTACATCCAACAGATACAGGTTCAGTTGAAGTTCAAGTAGCAATGCTTTCCAAAAGAATATCGAAATTAAGTGACCACCTCCAAGGAAACATTCATGATTTTGCTTCAAGGCAAGGATTATTAAAAATGATTGGCAAAAGGAAAAGATTACTATCTTACATAAAAGACAAAAACGTTCAGAAATATCAAGAGCTAGTTAAGAAAATTGGAATCAGAGGATGA
- the ispE gene encoding 4-(cytidine 5'-diphospho)-2-C-methyl-D-erythritol kinase produces MQDLAKKKINIKSPAKINLHLEVIGKREDGFHELAMIMQNIDLSDYLEFEINNEGLIKLESDCNDLSLSDDNLIVKSANLLRKKSNIDYGANIFLRKNIPIGAGLAGGSSNAAATLIGLNYLWDLKLDQETLCSLASTLGSDIPFFINGGIQLCFGRGEILEKLDSTFEYGVILLKNPNVSVSTAETYKKYSKKFCDQYLSDREMIENIRKSLRHNGLNNLNFDSQHLSIKNDLQLVVENDNDSVKQALFLLSKLENCLTFSMSGSGPTCFALFKDIETAKKELTVNYQLFKDNGYDSWVCTFLEKGITFI; encoded by the coding sequence ATGCAAGATTTAGCTAAAAAGAAAATCAATATAAAATCTCCTGCCAAAATAAATTTGCACCTTGAAGTTATTGGTAAAAGAGAGGATGGATTTCATGAGTTAGCAATGATTATGCAAAATATCGATCTTTCTGATTATTTAGAATTTGAAATTAATAATGAAGGTTTAATTAAACTTGAGTCTGATTGTAATGATTTAAGCTTATCTGATGATAACTTAATTGTTAAATCGGCAAATCTATTAAGGAAAAAATCAAATATAGATTACGGAGCGAATATATTTTTAAGAAAAAATATCCCAATTGGCGCAGGATTAGCTGGTGGATCCAGTAATGCAGCAGCAACATTAATTGGTCTTAATTATTTATGGGATTTGAAATTAGATCAAGAAACTTTATGTTCATTAGCATCAACTTTAGGATCTGATATTCCCTTTTTTATAAATGGTGGTATTCAACTATGTTTTGGAAGAGGCGAAATTTTGGAGAAATTAGATTCAACTTTTGAATATGGAGTAATTCTTTTAAAAAATCCGAATGTATCAGTATCAACTGCTGAAACTTATAAAAAATATAGTAAAAAATTTTGTGATCAATATCTTTCTGATAGAGAAATGATTGAGAATATAAGAAAAAGTTTAAGACATAATGGTTTAAATAACTTAAATTTTGATAGTCAACATTTATCTATAAAAAATGATTTGCAGTTAGTTGTTGAAAATGACAATGATTCTGTAAAGCAGGCATTATTTTTACTTTCTAAATTAGAAAATTGTCTCACATTTTCAATGAGTGGATCAGGCCCTACATGTTTTGCACTCTTTAAAGATATAGAGACTGCCAAAAAAGAATTAACTGTAAATTATCAATTATTTAAAGATAATGGTTACGATTCATGGGTTTGCACTTTCCTTGAAAAAGGAATAACATTCATTTAA